A stretch of DNA from bacterium:
CTCCTCTTCCATGGCGGGTTGGAGGTGTTCGAGGAAGGCCGCGGTCGTCTCCTCCGCCGCAAAGCCGGGGACGATCTCGACCCGGGCCTTCCGGAGGATATTCGCCAGATCGTCGAAGTCGTCGTAGGTGACCGAGACGTCGGGAAGGCGCGGCTTGATCTGCCGGTGCATGCCGCAGACCGCGACGACCGGCCATTCGAGCCCCTTGGAGCTGTGCCACGTCGTGACCGTCACCGCGTCCTCGTCCACGACCCGCGGATCCGGCTGCGCGTCGTTTTCCTCCACCCTGGCGGCGAGCCATGAAAGGAACGTCTTGATCCCGCTTCCGTAGTACCCACCGGAAAGGAGCACCTGACGATTCACCTCCCGGAACTCCCGGGCCTCCGCCTCAAACCGCAGGATGTTGGCGCGCGCCTGGGCGGCATCGGGCCACAGGGCCGCCTTCCCGTAGAGGTCCAGCGCGACGATCACCTCGGAGACCAAGGTCTCGATGGTCTTTTCCGCGGCAGTGACCCTCAACGGTTCCAGCGTCTCCAGCAGCGGGTCCTTCAAGGACTCCCCCCGCCGGAGGGAATCGAGAGCGGACTCGAGGGTCTGGCTTCCGAGATCCGTCACCGCCAGGTAGAGCGCGGCATGCCGGTCGTCGGCGTCCGCGATGTATTCGAGGGCGTGGAGGAGTATCTGGACCTCCCCGGATCCGTACCAGCCGTCCTGTTCGATCCGCGTGCGTATCCCGAGCGCCCGCAAGACCTCCGCATACAAGTCGACCATGTTGTGGGTTGGGCACAGAAGCGCGATATCGCCTCCGCGAATGCGCCGCGAGACCTTGGCGTACTTGTCCCAGACCTTGCTTTTCCCGTCCTCCATGAGCGCCTTGATCCGAACCGCCGTCCACGAGGCTCGCTTTCTACCGGAACGGATATATTTCGGGGCATCGACGACCTCGAGCGGATCCAGCGTGCTCTTGAAATCCGCCTTCGGCGTCAATCGCGTGTACGCAACTCCGTACAGGCCTTCCCCCACCGCGTTGACCCACGCCATCAGGGACTCCGAAGCCCTCCAGTTGAAAGTCAGAGGCTCGCGCGCCTTCGGGTACTGCTTCTCGAGCTGCTCGAACAGCCGCGGGTCGGCATTCTGGAACCCCATGATCGACTGCTTGACGTCCCCGACGACCAGCGCCGGAACCCCGGCCTCCCGGATCTTCCACAGGAGGGAGAACTGGAGGGGGTTGGTGTCCTGGAACTCGTCGATCACCAGGCAGTCGACGCGGCCTTTCAGGATCGCCAGTACGTCGGGTCGCTTCGCGAGGATCTCGTGGGATCCCGCCAGCATGTCCGGAAAATCGACCAGGCTCGCCTTTCGTTTCTCCTCCCCGTACGTTCCAAGACAATCCTGACTCGCCCCCAGGAGGGCCGAAACGTGCAGCTCCGCGTCGGCCAGCGGTCCCGGGTGTCGCGGAAGCGCCGACGCCGCGTTCATCACGTCGCGTGCGAGATCCTCGTACCCCGGCGGGACTTTCCCCCCTCTTCCCGAAACGCGCAGCTTCCGCAGGGACATCCACAGGTTCCAATCGGAAGCCACCTCCTCCATATCCTCCGCTCGCCGAAGGTTCCGGAAGTTCTCCCGGAAATCCCCGCTGGCGGAGGCGTTCCCCTCGAACCCCGGTGAGAGGTCCCCCGGGAACCGTCCCAGCAGGCGTCCGACGGCCCCGTGGAGCGCACGATTCAACGCGTCGGCGTTATCCGTCGCGCCGTAGACCCGCCGGAGCGTGTCCACAGCTCCGGAGACCAACGCGGGATCTTCCCCTTTCCCGCCCAGCGAACGAAGCCGGTCAATCAACGAGAGGAGCGTTTCAAGGAAGACATCCTCGGCGCCTGTCTTGTTCACCGGGTCGTATCGGTATCCGAACTTCCGCAGGTTGATCGCGACGGCATCCGCCTTCCCCGTCTTCGCCAGCGTCCTACGGATGAGGAATCCCTGCTCGTCGTCATTGAGCAACCGCGGGGACGGCGAGATCCCCCCCTCGAAGGCGAACTCGGTCAGGACCCGCAGGCCGAACCCGTGGATCGTGGAGATGTACGACTCCTCGAGCTTCAGCGCATCCTCGATCCGGTCGCGCTTCACGAGCTCGAACCGGATCCGTTCCTTCAGTTCCGACGCGGCGGCTTCGGTGAACGTCACCGCGAGAATCCGCTCGGGGGCCACCAGTCCGTTGACCACCCAGTCGGCCAACTGCGTCTGGATCCGGTACGTCTTGCCGGACCCTGCCCCTGCGGGGATGACGGTGAGCTGCGGGATCGTCATTCCACGTCCGCTTCGGCCGGCGCGGGATGGGCGAACCGCATCACCAGCGGGCTGTCTTCCAGCGCGTACGTCTTCACCCCGATCTTCTCGAAGGTTTCGGCATCATCCTCACGGTTGAGGGGAATAATGCCCGACCGCAGCGCCAGGATCCGCTCGCGCACGAGGATCTCGCCGTTACGCGAGATCTCGCTCCCCAGCTCCTGCACCCCGGAGACGCTGCGCGGGATCCAGCCCGACGTGTCGGTCAGCGCCCGCTGGTCGTCCATCATGTAGTAGAGGACTCCGATCTCCCCGCCTTCCTTGAGCGCCCGGGATAACGCCTCCACACCTCCATCGGCCACCTTGCCGGAGCGGAGCATCCGCCGATAGAGGGAGGCCTGGAGGTCGTATCCTTCCTCCATGCACTTCCGGCGGCTCCGGCTCGTCGACTTCTTGTAGTCGACCACGAAGATGCTCCCCGAGGGGAGGGACAAAAGGAGGTCCGTCCGCCCGCGGATCGGCACGCCATCGAACTCTCCGGTCAGGCTGGTTTCTACGCCGAGAATGTTCGCACCGCAGCGGAACAGGAGTTCTCTCCAGCGGAGCGCCGCCGTTTCCACGTCGTTCAGCAGGTTCCGGCGCTCCACGTACCACTCCGTTCCCGTCAGAAACGGTGCGAGACGCAGAATTGCGTCGTTGAGGAGTTTCCCGGCCGCGGACTTGATCTTCTCCGCGGTCGGAAGAGGAGTACCGGCGCGGAACAGGTTCTCGAACACCTCGTGGGCGAGCGTCCCCTTCGTCTTCGGGTCCAGCTCCTCCGGCGCCCAACGCAGGGGGACGATGTCTTCCCGCTGGAGGAACCAGGCAAGGGGGGAGACCATCAAGGTATCGAAGCCGGAAGCATGGAGCGGCCTGGGCTTCCCGCTCCCGTCGAGCAGCAGATCGCTTTTCAGATCCGGATCGCAAAGGTCAAGAACCCTGGAGACAACAGGATCCGCCGGGGAAGCAACCGACAGCCCCTTGACCATCGACCGGTGCGACTCCCGCTCCAGGATCGACAGGAGATCTTCGGGTGCCTGGATTCCCTTGAAGAGGCGGGACATGAAGGTAATGGTCCCCGATGGAGCGAGGTCCTCCCCCATCGTGTCCCGCAACGGTGCAAGGAAGACCACGCGATCGCCAACCGCGCCCAACTGACGGAGGAAGAGATCCCGCCGCCGCGCCATCCCCTCCTCCGGCGTCTCAAGAGCAAACCCGTGATCCGATTTCAGGGCACCCGTGTCCGGTGGATCGAAGACCGGGGAACGATCCGGTCCCGCAGGAAACCGCCCCCCCGAAAAGCCGAGGACGAAGAGGATCCGTACCGCCCGCCAGGGTTCCTCGCCCTCCAGGAAGAGCGCCACACCTTCCCGGGTCAGCTCAGGGCCTGCGCCGGAAGGGACCGGGGCCTGCGGAACGAGGGAGGTGAGCTCCTCCCAGGGGACATCTTTCCCCTTGATCCGCCGGATCGCCTCCCCGAGGGATTCCAGGGCGGCGCGTGCCGCCTCGGCATGCCGAACCATCGGAACGGATCCGACCAGGAGGGACCCGAAGGTCTTCAGCGCTTCCGCCAGGGACCTTGGCGCCTCATGCGCTTCCCGCAGGAGGTCCATCATCCGCCGCCCTTCGACGGACATCTCGGCCGGCGCTTCCGGACGGTATTTTCCTTTCATGATCCGCATCGCGAGCCGGTTCCCGGTCGCAGCGTCCCAAGGCATCAGCGGTGAGGAGTAGAGGGCGGCCAGCGCCATCGCCGGGGCAGGCCGTCGCCGGGTGGCAAGGAAGAGGAACACTGCTTCGCCGCCCAGATTCCGCAGCCGGGGGGCCCCCTCCAGGCCGGAGACCGGCAGCCCCGCCTTCGAAAAGACTTCCCGCACCGCATCCTCACAAGACCCGTCACCCGGAAGAAGCAAGCCGATATCCGATGCTCTGAGCCGGGAGTCGTCGTCCAGCACCCTTTGGATCATCCCCGCGGCGATCTCCGCCCCTTCGAGGAGATCCCTGACACCGAGGCAGGTGACGGAATCGTCCAGTGCGACTTTGGAAGGACCGGACTGAAACAGGTTTTCCTGCAGGTGCCTGAGGGCAGATTTCGCCTTCCCCGCGGGGCCAGGGATCAGGTTGCAGGCGAGGATCTCTTCAAGCTCCGGATCGCCCGCCCCCGCGGCATGGGCGTCGAGCTTGCCGAGAAGCGCTTCCTGCCAGGGAGAGAGCGTTGGAAAGCCGGGTTTCCGATAACCCTTGACGATCCGAAGGACGTCGGCCCCGTCCGCCGCGAGCAGACGCTGTATTGTCGCGAGGCCATCGGGAAGAACCCGGCCCATCGTTTCATGGAGGCGTGACAGATCCGCCAGGTGCCGCTTCCCGCGGTCGGACAGCCGGGATTTCCCGGCCGGCGCAAGATCCCGCCCCGGTCCCAGGGCGGCAAGGAGCCGCCGTAGCTCCCGGTCCAGAACCGCCACGGATCCGTCCGGGTCAGCGTTCAAGCTATCCGACCAGAAGGCGTCCGTGAGTATCCGGGACGCCTCGCCCAGCCGTTCATTCCAATCCGTTT
This window harbors:
- a CDS encoding UvrD-helicase domain-containing protein; this encodes MTIPQLTVIPAGAGSGKTYRIQTQLADWVVNGLVAPERILAVTFTEAAASELKERIRFELVKRDRIEDALKLEESYISTIHGFGLRVLTEFAFEGGISPSPRLLNDDEQGFLIRRTLAKTGKADAVAINLRKFGYRYDPVNKTGAEDVFLETLLSLIDRLRSLGGKGEDPALVSGAVDTLRRVYGATDNADALNRALHGAVGRLLGRFPGDLSPGFEGNASASGDFRENFRNLRRAEDMEEVASDWNLWMSLRKLRVSGRGGKVPPGYEDLARDVMNAASALPRHPGPLADAELHVSALLGASQDCLGTYGEEKRKASLVDFPDMLAGSHEILAKRPDVLAILKGRVDCLVIDEFQDTNPLQFSLLWKIREAGVPALVVGDVKQSIMGFQNADPRLFEQLEKQYPKAREPLTFNWRASESLMAWVNAVGEGLYGVAYTRLTPKADFKSTLDPLEVVDAPKYIRSGRKRASWTAVRIKALMEDGKSKVWDKYAKVSRRIRGGDIALLCPTHNMVDLYAEVLRALGIRTRIEQDGWYGSGEVQILLHALEYIADADDRHAALYLAVTDLGSQTLESALDSLRRGESLKDPLLETLEPLRVTAAEKTIETLVSEVIVALDLYGKAALWPDAAQARANILRFEAEAREFREVNRQVLLSGGYYGSGIKTFLSWLAARVEENDAQPDPRVVDEDAVTVTTWHSSKGLEWPVVAVCGMHRQIKPRLPDVSVTYDDFDDLANILRKARVEIVPGFAAEETTAAFLEHLQPAMEEEARRLLYVALTRAREKVIVEWPSHLAGKEKSYYWSLLVGAAGIALEKGEMRVNGKAFPCVVNPAETDLAPSVAESEGEPISSLSTVGRRAIACRPLPGNLTPETVTPSLLHGEPGEPLLAGLLQEDTYGSPLETDLEVVGADRGLLLHKCFEVLAGLPGRADLLERATGVTIDKEERSRLESAVADFDRWLAGRFEPLRVVRELPLLGLDGRGSVVSGVLDLLVETAGGYWILDHKSDITDDRAARFEAYLPQLQCYADLVRKAFTGKPVLGVAIHWISYGKVNLLAGEGSA
- a CDS encoding PD-(D/E)XK nuclease family protein, which gives rise to MAVLDRELRRLLAALGPGRDLAPAGKSRLSDRGKRHLADLSRLHETMGRVLPDGLATIQRLLAADGADVLRIVKGYRKPGFPTLSPWQEALLGKLDAHAAGAGDPELEEILACNLIPGPAGKAKSALRHLQENLFQSGPSKVALDDSVTCLGVRDLLEGAEIAAGMIQRVLDDDSRLRASDIGLLLPGDGSCEDAVREVFSKAGLPVSGLEGAPRLRNLGGEAVFLFLATRRRPAPAMALAALYSSPLMPWDAATGNRLAMRIMKGKYRPEAPAEMSVEGRRMMDLLREAHEAPRSLAEALKTFGSLLVGSVPMVRHAEAARAALESLGEAIRRIKGKDVPWEELTSLVPQAPVPSGAGPELTREGVALFLEGEEPWRAVRILFVLGFSGGRFPAGPDRSPVFDPPDTGALKSDHGFALETPEEGMARRRDLFLRQLGAVGDRVVFLAPLRDTMGEDLAPSGTITFMSRLFKGIQAPEDLLSILERESHRSMVKGLSVASPADPVVSRVLDLCDPDLKSDLLLDGSGKPRPLHASGFDTLMVSPLAWFLQREDIVPLRWAPEELDPKTKGTLAHEVFENLFRAGTPLPTAEKIKSAAGKLLNDAILRLAPFLTGTEWYVERRNLLNDVETAALRWRELLFRCGANILGVETSLTGEFDGVPIRGRTDLLLSLPSGSIFVVDYKKSTSRSRRKCMEEGYDLQASLYRRMLRSGKVADGGVEALSRALKEGGEIGVLYYMMDDQRALTDTSGWIPRSVSGVQELGSEISRNGEILVRERILALRSGIIPLNREDDAETFEKIGVKTYALEDSPLVMRFAHPAPAEADVE